In one Winogradskyella sp. MH6 genomic region, the following are encoded:
- a CDS encoding type I restriction endonuclease subunit R: MSYEYSEDGLIEQATQDVLEELGWTVVTAWKKESFGTEGLLGREDKTEVVLERYLLKALQKLNPNHPDVAYEQAIELITQNVADQTLGRINKEKTDYLKNGVPVSYTNTKGELVKTKLKVFDFKNYENNHFLAVRQLEVLGEMYLRRPDVVGFVNGIPLVFFELKAHHQDLRHAYADNLKDYKNSIQHIFHNNAFIILSNGTDAKVGTITSPYKFFLEWKRIEEEEEGEVSLDTMLRGTCAKHRLMDIFENFLLFDDSQGDVIKLMAKNHQYIGVNKVIDNVDNIEDLEGKLGVFWHTQGSGKSYSMVFLCEKIHRKLGGSYTFLIAVDRTELENQLYDTFSGVGVVNDKNIIAGKKKGMTGREHLRELLAENHRYVFTLIHKFSIDPKVESEYPLITERKNIIVISDEAHRTQSGTYARNMRFHGLPNASYLGFTGTPIIKEEEELTKNIFGEYVSIYDFKRAIEDEATLPLRYLNRGEKLDVTNPELDERMAEVFENEDLDDDQKKKLEYLFSRDYPILTAQPRLEAIAKDLVWHFNERGYQGKAMYVALDKPTAVKMYDLVQQYWLEYLKDLQQRIDNATDQQEEQELKRKYHKVKETEVCVVVSGEQNEVDKFKKMNLDIETHRRKMVERNLEKEFKDEDNPIRLAIVCAMWITGFDAPCVSTVYLDKPIKGHTLMQTIARANRVYDDEKENGLIVDYGNVYKQLEKAYSIYGEGSKGSGNTNKPGKPVEPLEDVEVELKQAIKDVKAYLKELNFSIQELKDAKPMSKIAKIKQATDAVCLNETTRTTFETMARNVFRKYKALFPSDKLKKHVKDFNAIEAIYTALNQNVKGADVTQIIMDLQAIVSDSVAIRDIVKEHEEEVYVDLSTLDFDKLRAAFAKTPRKNTLVFNLQDAIEQRLEQMMKENPLRIEFYDRYKKIIEEYNKGKSLEDTMKTFDNLSNFIKDLSFEEQRVVRENLKDQETLAVFDLLKEGKELSSKEIKDVKKVAAKTLETLKSEKLKIDNWRESRQIKAQVKSLIYDNLLYLPQEQYSDEEVGIKTANVYQHIFTNYYGNSQSVYNQKVS, from the coding sequence ATGAGCTACGAATACTCAGAAGACGGTTTAATAGAGCAAGCCACACAAGATGTATTAGAAGAATTAGGGTGGACTGTAGTGACTGCTTGGAAAAAAGAATCTTTCGGTACAGAAGGGTTGTTAGGTAGAGAAGATAAAACCGAGGTGGTTTTAGAGCGTTATCTATTGAAAGCATTACAAAAACTCAATCCTAACCATCCAGATGTAGCCTATGAGCAAGCAATAGAGTTAATTACCCAAAACGTAGCAGACCAAACCTTAGGGAGAATCAACAAAGAAAAAACCGACTATCTTAAAAATGGTGTACCAGTAAGTTATACCAATACTAAAGGCGAATTGGTAAAAACCAAGCTAAAGGTGTTTGATTTTAAAAACTACGAAAACAATCACTTTTTAGCCGTTAGACAGTTGGAGGTTTTAGGCGAGATGTATTTGCGAAGACCAGATGTAGTGGGTTTTGTAAATGGTATCCCGTTGGTGTTTTTTGAGCTAAAGGCGCATCATCAAGATCTACGTCATGCATATGCTGATAACCTCAAAGATTACAAAAATTCCATACAACACATTTTTCACAATAATGCCTTTATCATCTTAAGCAATGGAACTGATGCTAAAGTAGGTACGATAACTAGCCCTTACAAATTCTTTTTAGAATGGAAACGTATAGAAGAGGAAGAAGAAGGCGAAGTAAGTTTAGATACTATGCTACGTGGTACGTGCGCCAAACATCGTTTGATGGATATTTTTGAAAACTTTCTCTTGTTTGACGATTCGCAAGGTGATGTTATTAAATTAATGGCAAAAAACCACCAATACATTGGTGTCAATAAAGTTATAGACAATGTTGATAATATAGAAGATCTAGAAGGAAAGCTTGGTGTGTTTTGGCACACACAAGGGTCTGGTAAATCCTATTCTATGGTGTTTTTATGCGAAAAAATTCATCGTAAACTTGGTGGTTCTTATACCTTTTTAATAGCTGTTGATAGAACCGAATTAGAAAATCAGTTGTATGATACATTTTCTGGTGTTGGTGTTGTAAACGACAAAAATATAATAGCAGGAAAGAAAAAAGGTATGACAGGTCGTGAGCATTTGCGAGAGTTATTAGCCGAAAATCATCGTTATGTATTTACGCTTATTCATAAATTTTCGATAGACCCAAAAGTAGAAAGCGAATATCCACTTATTACAGAGCGTAAAAACATTATCGTCATCAGTGACGAAGCCCATCGTACACAGTCAGGTACTTATGCAAGAAACATGCGTTTTCATGGTTTACCAAATGCATCCTATTTAGGCTTTACAGGAACACCAATTATAAAAGAGGAAGAAGAGCTAACCAAAAACATTTTTGGTGAATATGTGTCTATTTATGATTTTAAACGCGCGATAGAGGATGAAGCAACGCTTCCACTACGTTACTTAAATAGAGGTGAAAAGCTAGATGTTACTAATCCAGAATTGGATGAACGTATGGCTGAGGTGTTTGAAAATGAAGATTTAGATGACGATCAAAAAAAGAAACTAGAATATCTTTTTAGTAGAGATTATCCAATTTTAACAGCACAACCAAGATTAGAAGCTATTGCAAAAGATTTGGTTTGGCACTTTAACGAACGTGGTTATCAAGGTAAAGCCATGTATGTGGCTTTAGATAAACCTACTGCGGTAAAGATGTACGATTTGGTACAGCAATATTGGCTAGAATACCTTAAAGATCTACAACAGCGTATAGATAACGCAACCGACCAACAAGAAGAACAGGAGTTAAAACGAAAATATCATAAGGTAAAGGAAACCGAAGTATGTGTGGTAGTAAGCGGTGAACAGAATGAAGTGGATAAGTTTAAAAAAATGAATTTAGACATTGAAACACACCGCAGAAAAATGGTTGAGCGTAATCTTGAAAAAGAATTTAAGGATGAAGACAATCCGATCCGTTTAGCTATTGTTTGTGCCATGTGGATTACAGGTTTTGATGCGCCATGTGTGTCTACAGTATATCTAGATAAACCTATTAAAGGACATACTTTAATGCAAACCATAGCAAGAGCCAATCGTGTGTATGATGATGAAAAAGAAAATGGTTTAATTGTAGATTATGGTAATGTGTATAAACAATTAGAAAAAGCCTATTCTATTTATGGAGAAGGTAGTAAAGGTTCAGGTAATACAAATAAGCCAGGAAAACCAGTAGAACCATTAGAAGATGTTGAGGTCGAATTAAAACAAGCTATTAAAGATGTAAAGGCATACTTGAAAGAACTTAATTTTTCTATACAAGAGTTAAAGGATGCAAAACCTATGTCTAAAATTGCTAAAATAAAACAAGCAACCGATGCTGTATGTCTTAACGAAACCACAAGAACTACTTTTGAGACTATGGCGCGTAATGTATTTAGAAAATACAAAGCACTATTTCCTTCAGATAAATTAAAGAAGCATGTTAAAGATTTTAATGCAATCGAAGCTATTTATACAGCTCTTAATCAAAATGTAAAAGGAGCAGATGTAACACAAATTATAATGGATCTTCAGGCAATTGTAAGCGATAGTGTTGCTATTAGAGATATAGTCAAGGAGCATGAAGAAGAAGTTTATGTAGATTTATCTACATTAGATTTTGATAAATTAAGAGCGGCTTTTGCCAAGACACCACGAAAGAACACTTTAGTGTTTAATTTACAGGATGCGATTGAGCAACGTTTAGAGCAAATGATGAAAGAAAATCCGTTACGGATAGAATTTTACGATAGATATAAAAAAATCATAGAAGAATATAACAAAGGAAAAAGTCTTGAAGATACCATGAAGACTTTTGATAACTTAAGTAACTTCATAAAAGACCTTTCTTTTGAAGAGCAACGTGTGGTAAGAGAAAACTTAAAAGATCAAGAAACCTTAGCTGTTTTTGATCTGCTAAAAGAGGGTAAAGAATTATCAAGTAAAGAAATTAAAGACGTAAAAAAGGTAGCTGCTAAAACCTTAGAAACATTAAAATCCGAGAAACTTAAAATTGATAATTGGAGAGAAAGTAGACAAATTAAAGCACAAGTTAAAAGCTTAATTTATGATAACTTACTGTACTTACCACAAGAACAGTATTCTGATGAAGAAGTAGGAATAAAAACAGCTAATGTGTATCAACACATATTTACAAACTATTATGGTAATAGTCAAAGTGTGTATAACCAAAAGGTGAGTTAA
- a CDS encoding YqiA/YcfP family alpha/beta fold hydrolase — protein sequence MTILYIHGLNGSLSVEKRIILEQYGNIISPSIDYHNIPNAIKWLYDSYKNKNIDVIIGSSMGGFTGFHLCKLMQIPALLFNPALAARSVEQQIPITPSNNGNTISIVLGAKDTAVDPKGTLNYIGNHLSTEQPIDIEISPALEHRIPLEVFKEAVDLFMKRLI from the coding sequence ATGACAATTTTATATATCCATGGTCTTAATGGCTCATTAAGTGTCGAAAAACGGATAATTTTAGAGCAATATGGCAACATTATCTCTCCTTCTATTGATTATCATAACATACCTAATGCTATTAAATGGTTATACGACAGTTACAAAAACAAAAATATTGATGTAATTATTGGTAGTAGTATGGGAGGTTTTACAGGATTCCATCTTTGTAAACTTATGCAAATACCAGCACTACTTTTTAATCCTGCTCTAGCTGCCAGATCAGTTGAACAACAAATACCAATTACACCTTCTAATAATGGTAATACCATTTCTATTGTACTAGGTGCAAAAGATACCGCTGTAGACCCAAAAGGCACACTAAATTACATAGGTAATCACCTATCTACAGAACAGCCAATTGATATTGAAATTTCACCTGCTCTAGAACATCGTATTCCTTTAGAAGTTTTTAAGGAAGCTGTTGATTTATTTATGAAAAGACTTATATAA
- a CDS encoding tyrosine-type recombinase/integrase, whose amino-acid sequence MYNIYDLVTLEFINEHDLEHDLEHRRKFTTPKIYDANGDLKQRWYVYFSYRNPETGKMKRMKNIYGNANRFKTKADRYRILGLYKQRLTRFLKQGYNPFEDNTQLHLQKTNSTQKTNNETVNVSQKNSVPEKEAQKQIPKPTSKPTAKLNEKEPNKPTSIELLEAFNYALKLKINVISQSSYEDYRSRIYILHKWLKKHHKKVTHIEHLEKKHVLEFLNEVQLSSSPRNRNNYRTVFSTIFQVLEDNEIIQHNFVTSIKPLNSKPKRHKTYTDDEQERIFKYLEDKDPILLLYIKFISYNFLRPLEVCRLRIKDINMQNKTLRFKAKNKVLKTKIIPDILFNELPDLSKCQPDDFLFTPKQIGGQWKATEINRRNNFGKRFLTVKKELGFTSNYSLYSFRHTFITRLYRAMAKDSSPFEAKSRLMLITGHSTMTALEKYLRDIDAELPEDYSDLLKK is encoded by the coding sequence ATGTATAATATTTATGATTTAGTTACCTTAGAGTTTATAAACGAACACGATTTAGAACACGATTTGGAACACAGAAGGAAATTTACAACCCCAAAAATCTATGATGCTAATGGAGATTTAAAACAACGCTGGTATGTATATTTCTCATACCGAAATCCAGAAACTGGAAAGATGAAGCGTATGAAAAACATCTATGGTAATGCCAATAGATTCAAAACCAAAGCAGATCGTTATAGAATACTAGGTCTATATAAACAACGTCTAACAAGATTTTTAAAACAAGGGTATAATCCGTTTGAAGATAACACGCAACTGCATCTTCAAAAGACTAACTCCACACAAAAAACAAATAACGAAACAGTAAACGTCTCACAAAAAAATAGTGTTCCAGAGAAAGAAGCACAAAAGCAAATACCCAAACCTACATCAAAACCCACTGCGAAATTAAATGAAAAAGAACCTAATAAACCTACGTCAATAGAACTATTAGAAGCGTTTAACTATGCCTTGAAATTAAAGATCAACGTCATTAGCCAGAGTTCTTACGAAGACTATAGGTCACGTATTTACATTCTTCATAAATGGTTAAAAAAGCACCATAAAAAGGTAACCCATATAGAACACTTAGAGAAAAAGCATGTCCTAGAGTTTCTTAATGAAGTACAGTTAAGCTCTTCGCCAAGAAACAGAAACAATTACAGAACCGTTTTTAGCACTATTTTTCAAGTTTTAGAGGATAATGAAATCATACAACACAACTTCGTAACGAGTATTAAACCTCTAAATTCAAAACCTAAACGTCACAAAACCTACACGGATGATGAGCAGGAACGTATTTTTAAATACTTAGAAGATAAAGACCCTATACTTTTACTTTATATTAAATTTATTTCATACAACTTTTTAAGACCTTTAGAAGTTTGTAGGTTAAGGATTAAAGATATTAATATGCAAAATAAGACCCTGAGATTCAAAGCTAAAAATAAGGTCTTGAAAACAAAAATCATTCCTGACATCTTGTTTAACGAATTGCCTGACTTATCCAAATGTCAACCTGACGATTTTTTATTTACACCTAAGCAGATTGGCGGTCAATGGAAAGCAACAGAGATTAATCGTAGAAACAATTTTGGTAAGCGCTTTTTGACTGTAAAAAAGGAATTAGGATTTACCAGTAATTACAGTTTGTATAGCTTTAGACATACATTTATTACTAGACTATATCGTGCCATGGCTAAGGACTCATCTCCTTTTGAAGCCAAAAGTAGACTAATGCTTATTACTGGTCATAGTACTATGACAGCTTTAGAAAAATATCTGCGCGATATTGATGCTGAATTACCAGAGGATTATTCGGATTTGTTGAAAAAGTAA
- a CDS encoding START-like domain-containing protein, whose protein sequence is MDDKEKYEMEFVIQASPSLIYQYISTPSGLSEWFADNVNSRGELFTFIWDGSEEQAKLLTKKSGERVKFRWLSDEEDGASYYFEIRIQVDEITKDVSLMITDYAEEDEIDEGKMLWDNQISSLKQVLGSR, encoded by the coding sequence ATGGACGATAAAGAAAAATATGAAATGGAGTTTGTGATACAAGCATCCCCTTCTTTAATATATCAATATATATCTACACCTTCTGGTCTTTCTGAGTGGTTTGCTGATAATGTAAACTCACGTGGTGAGCTATTTACTTTCATTTGGGATGGCTCTGAAGAACAAGCCAAATTATTGACTAAAAAAAGTGGTGAGCGCGTAAAGTTTCGTTGGTTGAGCGATGAAGAAGATGGTGCAAGCTACTATTTTGAAATAAGAATCCAAGTAGATGAAATTACCAAAGATGTCTCTCTTATGATTACCGATTATGCTGAAGAAGATGAAATCGATGAAGGTAAAATGCTTTGGGATAATCAGATTTCAAGTCTAAAACAAGTTTTAGGCTCAAGGTAA
- a CDS encoding aminotransferase class IV — MVNFNGNLIDETDTFFTSENRGYKYGDALFETLKVVNSKIFFWEDHYFRLMASMRIMRMDIPMNFTMEFLEAEILKTIEANNLLNTSARVRLNVDRGEGGKYLPDETSKVAFNIITETFDEPFYTIKDGQTYEVDLYKDFFIAPGLLSGLKNNNKSIQVMGSIYAKENDLENCLVLNTNKSVIEALNGNLFLVKGDKIKTPPLEDGCLKGVMRKQVLEILSKDVNLYTEETSISPFELQKADELFITNVVKGIVPITKYRKKTYGNDFAKKLVDKLNTKIRLGA, encoded by the coding sequence ATGGTAAATTTTAATGGAAATCTTATAGACGAAACAGACACTTTCTTTACTTCAGAAAATAGAGGTTATAAGTACGGAGATGCACTTTTTGAAACTCTAAAAGTGGTTAATAGTAAAATCTTTTTTTGGGAAGACCACTATTTTAGGCTTATGGCATCGATGCGTATTATGCGTATGGATATTCCGATGAACTTTACTATGGAATTTTTAGAAGCTGAAATCCTAAAAACAATTGAAGCAAACAATCTGCTAAATACTTCTGCAAGAGTACGATTAAATGTCGATAGAGGTGAAGGAGGTAAATATTTACCAGATGAAACTTCTAAAGTAGCTTTCAATATTATAACTGAAACTTTTGACGAGCCATTTTACACAATTAAAGACGGTCAAACCTATGAAGTTGATTTGTATAAAGACTTTTTTATAGCGCCAGGTTTGCTTTCGGGTTTAAAGAACAACAATAAATCTATTCAGGTAATGGGAAGTATTTATGCCAAAGAGAATGATTTAGAAAATTGTTTGGTTCTCAATACCAACAAATCTGTAATAGAGGCTTTAAACGGAAATTTATTTTTAGTAAAAGGCGATAAAATTAAAACTCCACCACTAGAAGATGGGTGTTTAAAAGGTGTAATGCGTAAGCAAGTTTTAGAGATTTTGTCTAAAGATGTTAACTTATATACCGAAGAAACTTCGATAAGTCCTTTTGAACTTCAAAAAGCAGATGAGTTATTCATTACTAACGTTGTTAAAGGTATAGTGCCAATAACAAAGTATCGTAAAAAGACTTATGGCAACGATTTTGCAAAAAAACTTGTTGATAAATTGAATACAAAAATAAGGTTGGGTGCTTAA
- a CDS encoding YqgE/AlgH family protein, which yields MIKPEKGNLLIAEPSIIGDISFNRAVILLADHNALGSVGFILNKPLEYNLKDLIEGTDSDFTVYNGGPVEQDNLYFIHKSPELIPDSIEISNGIFWGGDFNVVLDLINNKKITKNDIRFFLGYSGWAEQQLDNELESNAWLVSENIYNNEIIAKSCNSFWREKMLELGGEYKIWSNAPENPSYN from the coding sequence ATGATTAAACCCGAAAAAGGCAACTTATTAATTGCAGAACCATCCATAATCGGTGATATTTCTTTTAACCGAGCAGTGATTCTTTTGGCAGATCATAATGCTCTGGGTTCTGTTGGGTTCATTCTAAACAAACCTCTAGAATATAACTTAAAAGATCTCATAGAAGGCACAGACTCCGACTTTACGGTTTATAATGGTGGTCCTGTAGAACAGGATAACTTATATTTTATTCATAAATCACCAGAGTTAATTCCTGATAGTATAGAAATCTCTAATGGTATTTTTTGGGGAGGTGATTTTAACGTAGTATTAGACCTTATAAATAATAAGAAAATTACTAAAAATGATATTAGATTCTTTTTAGGTTATTCTGGTTGGGCAGAGCAACAACTAGATAACGAGCTAGAATCTAACGCTTGGCTTGTATCCGAAAACATCTACAACAATGAGATTATTGCTAAATCGTGTAATTCTTTTTGGCGCGAAAAAATGCTAGAGCTTGGTGGTGAATACAAAATATGGTCTAATGCACCAGAAAATCCAAGCTATAATTAA
- a CDS encoding HU family DNA-binding protein, with translation MNKTDLINGMAENAGITKAAAKKALDSLLIDIEGSLQKGNRVSLVGFGSWSVSRRAARDGRNPQTGKTIKIKAKNVVKFKAGSDLSNAVN, from the coding sequence ATGAACAAAACAGATTTAATCAATGGTATGGCAGAGAATGCTGGAATTACTAAAGCAGCTGCAAAAAAAGCATTAGATTCTTTATTAATTGATATCGAAGGATCTTTACAAAAAGGAAACAGAGTTTCTTTAGTAGGATTTGGATCTTGGTCAGTTTCTAGAAGAGCTGCTAGAGACGGAAGAAACCCTCAAACTGGTAAAACTATCAAGATTAAAGCTAAAAATGTAGTGAAGTTTAAGGCAGGTTCTGACTTAAGTAACGCTGTAAACTAA
- the fmt gene encoding methionyl-tRNA formyltransferase, whose translation MTQKRDLRIVFMGTPDFAVATLKALLDNNYNVVGVITAPDRKAGRGQKLKASAVKEFALKHNLNILQPTNLKAESFIEELKALNANLQIIVAFRMLPKVVWQMPDFGTFNLHASLLPQYRGAAPIHWAIINGEKKTGVTTFFIDEKIDTGAIILSEETDINERTTVGELHDELMAIGSELVVKTVQLIEKGDVTTVIQPKSGDLKTAYKLNRDNCKVDWTEDLDTIYNKIRGLNPFPTAWCFLDNNEDELLSIKLYDVEKEYETHNYDAGLIFSDKTELKVSCQGGYIKVKEMQLPGKRKMDTKSLLNGFEFYKNAKLL comes from the coding sequence ATGACACAAAAACGCGATTTACGAATTGTTTTTATGGGCACACCAGATTTTGCTGTTGCAACCTTAAAAGCATTATTAGATAATAATTATAATGTTGTTGGAGTAATAACTGCTCCAGATCGTAAGGCGGGTCGTGGTCAGAAATTAAAGGCATCTGCAGTAAAAGAATTTGCATTAAAACATAACCTGAATATTCTTCAACCTACAAACCTCAAAGCTGAATCTTTTATTGAAGAGTTAAAGGCTCTCAATGCCAACCTACAAATTATTGTAGCCTTTAGAATGTTGCCTAAAGTTGTTTGGCAAATGCCTGATTTTGGCACATTTAACTTACACGCTTCACTTTTACCACAATACAGAGGTGCCGCACCAATACATTGGGCAATTATAAATGGTGAGAAGAAAACCGGAGTCACCACATTTTTTATAGACGAAAAAATTGACACAGGAGCTATAATCCTAAGCGAAGAAACCGACATTAATGAACGTACTACAGTAGGAGAACTACACGATGAGCTAATGGCTATAGGAAGTGAGCTTGTCGTGAAAACAGTACAACTTATTGAAAAAGGAGATGTAACTACTGTTATTCAGCCAAAATCAGGCGATCTAAAAACAGCTTACAAACTTAATCGTGATAATTGTAAAGTAGACTGGACAGAAGATTTAGATACCATATATAATAAGATAAGAGGCTTAAATCCTTTTCCAACAGCTTGGTGTTTTCTGGATAACAATGAAGATGAACTATTATCCATTAAACTTTATGACGTAGAAAAAGAATATGAAACGCATAATTATGACGCTGGATTAATTTTTTCAGACAAGACTGAACTAAAAGTTTCATGCCAAGGAGGTTACATAAAAGTGAAAGAAATGCAGCTACCTGGAAAGCGAAAAATGGACACGAAATCTCTTTTAAACGGTTTTGAATTTTATAAAAACGCCAAACTTCTGTAA
- a CDS encoding RecQ family ATP-dependent DNA helicase, with product MHPIEVLERHWNYTSFRPLQEDIINSVLANEDTFALLPTGGGKSICFQVPALMKEGICIVVSPLIALMKDQVNTLKQKGIKAIALTSGMSYKDLDTQLDNCIYGNYKFLYLSPERLQQPLVQERLQLMQVNLIAVDEAHCISQWGNDFRPAYKNISILRQLHPQVNCIALTASAKYSIIDDIVTNLDFVAPKIFKASFTRSNIAYQVVQTEDKLFQIKHTLNKNQGSSIIYVRNRRATKDISNYLEAQGFSTTFYHGGITNKEKNERLQLWLSEQKLIMVATTAFGMGIDKPNVKNVIHFNLPESLESYYQEAGRAGRDGKSANAIILKQNIDEEHLKNQFLSTLPSSDYVKNIYKKLCNYFQIAYGEGENSTYQFDFKKFCATYKLNPSITYNTLTALDRNSIIALTQHFNFRTKIQFLITNNTLFQYLERHLELNTLVKVLLRTYGGIFDYDTKVNLNLVIDKTDLPEKKVIQQLQLLEKDEIISLEMANTDSEITFLKPREDEITINPIIKTIQQQHQLKHQQVEAVINYVNNDRTCKNIQLLKYFGEKSKDNCGICSVCVQSKTKTKNNSSSLREQILKVLEQEDLSSRQLLFAINCTESELIESLKLLIETKKIKITDSNTYKIL from the coding sequence ATGCATCCTATTGAAGTTTTAGAGCGACACTGGAATTATACTTCGTTTAGACCATTACAGGAAGACATTATCAATTCTGTATTAGCAAATGAAGACACCTTTGCTTTGCTACCAACTGGTGGAGGAAAATCAATTTGTTTTCAAGTTCCTGCACTGATGAAAGAAGGCATTTGCATTGTGGTTTCTCCACTTATTGCCTTAATGAAAGATCAGGTTAATACGCTAAAACAAAAAGGCATTAAAGCCATTGCATTAACTTCTGGCATGTCTTACAAAGATTTAGACACTCAGCTAGACAACTGTATCTATGGCAATTATAAGTTCTTATATCTTTCTCCCGAACGGTTACAGCAACCTTTAGTTCAAGAGCGTTTGCAACTTATGCAAGTAAATTTGATAGCGGTTGACGAAGCACATTGTATTAGTCAATGGGGAAACGATTTTAGACCAGCTTATAAGAATATTTCAATTTTAAGGCAACTTCACCCACAAGTGAACTGTATAGCGTTAACCGCATCGGCCAAATACAGTATTATAGACGATATTGTTACCAATTTAGATTTTGTTGCTCCAAAAATCTTTAAAGCCTCTTTTACGAGAAGTAATATTGCTTATCAGGTAGTTCAAACTGAAGATAAATTATTTCAAATAAAACATACTTTAAATAAAAATCAAGGAAGCTCTATCATCTATGTTAGAAACCGAAGAGCCACAAAAGATATTAGCAATTATTTGGAAGCACAAGGCTTTTCAACAACCTTTTATCATGGTGGCATTACTAATAAAGAAAAAAACGAACGACTTCAACTATGGCTTAGTGAGCAGAAGCTTATCATGGTAGCAACTACAGCTTTTGGTATGGGAATTGATAAGCCTAACGTAAAAAACGTTATACATTTTAATTTACCCGAAAGTTTAGAAAGTTATTATCAAGAAGCAGGAAGAGCAGGAAGAGACGGAAAATCAGCAAATGCCATAATATTAAAACAGAACATTGATGAGGAGCATTTAAAAAATCAATTTTTAAGTACTTTACCATCTTCGGACTATGTAAAAAACATATACAAAAAGCTATGCAATTATTTTCAAATTGCTTACGGAGAAGGTGAAAACAGTACCTATCAATTCGATTTTAAAAAATTTTGTGCTACCTACAAACTCAATCCTAGTATTACATATAATACGCTTACAGCTTTAGATCGTAACTCAATTATAGCCCTAACGCAGCATTTTAACTTTAGAACTAAAATTCAATTTTTAATTACTAACAATACATTATTTCAGTATTTAGAGCGTCATTTAGAATTAAACACACTAGTTAAAGTACTGCTAAGAACTTATGGAGGTATCTTTGATTACGACACCAAAGTGAATCTCAACTTGGTTATTGATAAAACTGACTTACCTGAAAAAAAGGTGATTCAACAATTACAACTATTAGAAAAAGATGAAATTATAAGCCTTGAAATGGCAAATACAGATTCTGAAATCACTTTTTTAAAGCCAAGAGAAGATGAAATCACTATAAATCCTATAATTAAAACCATACAGCAACAACATCAATTGAAACATCAACAGGTTGAAGCAGTCATCAATTACGTAAACAATGATAGGACTTGTAAAAACATACAGTTGTTAAAATACTTTGGTGAAAAATCTAAGGATAATTGTGGTATATGTTCCGTTTGCGTACAAAGTAAAACAAAAACTAAAAACAATTCTTCAAGCCTTAGAGAACAAATACTAAAGGTCTTAGAACAGGAAGATTTATCTTCGCGTCAATTATTATTCGCAATTAATTGTACTGAGAGCGAATTAATAGAATCTCTTAAACTACTTATTGAAACTAAAAAAATTAAAATTACAGACTCAAACACCTACAAAATACTATGA
- a CDS encoding AAA family ATPase, producing MSPKKIVITGGPGTGKSSIINSLKSRGFLCYDEISREVTLQARKDGIEQLFLTEPLLFSEKLLEGRLKQYNDASKETISAVFLDRGIPDILAYMDYIGDKYPQYFSDASQNNSYDYVFVLAPWQEIFTSDSERYENFEQAIEIHHHLLKTYMKFGYQLIDVPFETIEKRTDFILEVLNLQ from the coding sequence TTGAGTCCTAAGAAAATTGTTATTACAGGTGGTCCTGGTACCGGAAAGTCTTCTATCATTAATAGTTTAAAAAGTCGAGGTTTCTTATGTTACGATGAAATATCAAGAGAAGTTACGCTACAAGCCAGAAAAGATGGTATAGAACAGTTATTTTTAACTGAGCCTCTTCTTTTTAGCGAAAAGCTTTTAGAAGGACGATTAAAGCAATATAATGATGCTTCTAAAGAAACCATAAGCGCTGTTTTTTTAGACAGAGGAATACCAGACATTTTGGCTTATATGGATTACATAGGTGACAAATATCCGCAATATTTTAGTGATGCCTCACAAAACAACAGTTATGATTATGTTTTTGTGTTAGCGCCTTGGCAAGAAATTTTTACTAGTGATAGCGAGCGCTATGAAAATTTTGAACAAGCTATAGAAATACATCATCATCTTTTAAAAACTTATATGAAATTTGGCTATCAATTAATCGATGTGCCTTTTGAAACTATAGAAAAAAGGACCGATTTTATTTTAGAGGTCTTAAATTTGCAGTAA